In Janibacter cremeus, a genomic segment contains:
- the galK gene encoding galactokinase — translation MSDVTHGEGSGRMPGERAVDAFASAFAGTRPDGCWWAPGRVNLIGEHTDYQDGFVLPLALDRGAVAAVSVRSDDLLRVHSLHEGVTASVRLADVGPGNPSGWLGYLAGVGWALAQAGHDVPGLDVALDSDVPIGAGLSSSAALECAVAVAWNDLGDLGLDRTALAAAARRAENDVVGAPTGVMDQMASLHGRSGSLMFLDTRSMHVEQVPFDLAVHGLSLLVIDSRAPHALVDGEYAERHASCARGASQLGVRALRDIDVTGLDDALARLDDDVVRRRVRHVVTENDRVLQVADTLRSGADPRRIGALMTDSHVSMRDDFEITVPRVDAAVDAALAAGAHGARMTGGGFGGCVLALVDSAAVTSTVDAVRSAYAEAGFDPPVAFVAVASSGAGRVVPT, via the coding sequence GTGAGTGATGTGACCCATGGCGAAGGGAGTGGCCGGATGCCGGGCGAGCGCGCGGTCGACGCTTTCGCGTCGGCCTTCGCCGGCACCCGCCCCGACGGGTGCTGGTGGGCCCCGGGCCGGGTGAACCTGATCGGGGAGCACACCGACTACCAGGACGGCTTCGTCCTTCCCCTCGCCCTCGACCGCGGTGCCGTGGCGGCGGTGAGTGTGCGCTCCGACGACCTGCTGCGGGTGCACTCGCTGCACGAAGGGGTGACCGCCTCCGTGCGCCTGGCCGACGTCGGCCCGGGCAACCCGTCCGGCTGGCTCGGGTACCTCGCCGGGGTGGGCTGGGCCCTCGCGCAGGCCGGCCACGACGTGCCGGGGCTGGACGTCGCGCTCGACTCGGACGTGCCCATCGGCGCCGGGCTCTCCTCCTCCGCCGCGCTGGAGTGTGCCGTGGCCGTCGCCTGGAACGACCTGGGGGACCTCGGTCTGGACCGCACCGCGCTCGCCGCTGCGGCTCGCCGCGCCGAGAACGACGTCGTCGGCGCACCGACCGGGGTGATGGACCAGATGGCCTCGCTGCACGGGCGCTCCGGCTCGTTGATGTTCCTGGACACCCGCTCGATGCACGTCGAGCAGGTCCCCTTCGACCTGGCCGTCCACGGCCTGTCCCTGCTGGTCATCGACAGCCGCGCACCGCATGCCCTCGTCGACGGGGAGTACGCCGAGCGACACGCGTCCTGCGCCCGCGGCGCCTCGCAGCTGGGGGTGCGCGCCCTGCGCGACATCGACGTCACCGGGCTCGACGACGCGCTGGCCCGCCTCGACGACGACGTCGTGCGACGGCGGGTCCGGCACGTCGTCACCGAGAACGATCGTGTCCTGCAGGTGGCAGACACGTTGCGCTCCGGGGCCGACCCGCGCCGCATCGGTGCGTTGATGACGGATTCGCACGTCTCCATGCGCGACGACTTCGAGATCACCGTCCCCCGGGTCGACGCTGCCGTCGACGCGGCGCTGGCCGCGGGGGCGCACGGAGCCCGGATGACCGGAGGAGGCTTCGGGGGCTGCGTCCTCGCTCTCGTCGACAGCGCCGCTGTCACCAGCACCGTGGACGCGGTGCGCAGTGCCTACGCCGAGGCCGGCTTCGACCCACCCGTGGCCTTCGTGGCGGTCGCCAGCAGCGGGGCCGGGCGGGTGGTGCCTACTTGA
- a CDS encoding UTP--glucose-1-phosphate uridylyltransferase, translating into MTTYVTAALDKARADGATPPELAGLRRRLEQLADPTAGQLPGESLEPLGDLPRLADLPEPDPARAREVLDRVAVIKVNGGLGTSMGLSGPKSLLEVKPGHTFLDIVARQVLATRQENAARLPLLLMNSATTREPSLRSLRRHPDLAEQAAALPLDFLQGREPKLRASDRFPIQWPARPELEWCPPGHGDVYTALAATGTLATLLDAGIHWCFVSNADNLGASIDPRIATWIADEQVPFVMEAVRGTAADRKGGHLALHRGRTVLRETAQVPAGDPSFTDVSRWRFYNSNNLWIDLRALRDLLATQPAGPDLPLIVNHKNVDPTDSSSPAVLQLETAMGAAIGAIPGARAIEVPRTRFAPVKTTDDLLVVRSDAYDLARDGRLLPTFDGSGPVVTLDRDHYRHLSDLARHFPHGVPSLRECESLEVSGPVTFGADIVIEGTVRLTGPKTVPDGERLT; encoded by the coding sequence ATGACCACCTACGTCACCGCAGCCCTGGACAAGGCTCGCGCAGACGGCGCCACGCCACCGGAGCTGGCTGGGCTGCGGCGCCGCTTGGAGCAGCTGGCCGACCCCACCGCCGGGCAGCTCCCGGGCGAGTCCCTGGAGCCACTGGGGGACCTCCCCCGTCTGGCGGACCTGCCGGAGCCGGACCCGGCCCGCGCCCGAGAGGTCCTCGACCGCGTCGCCGTGATCAAGGTCAACGGCGGCCTGGGCACGAGCATGGGCCTGTCCGGACCGAAGTCCCTGCTCGAGGTCAAGCCCGGGCACACCTTCCTCGACATCGTGGCTCGACAGGTGCTGGCCACGCGGCAGGAGAACGCAGCCCGGCTGCCGCTGCTCCTGATGAACTCGGCCACCACCCGGGAGCCGTCGCTGCGCTCCCTTCGTCGCCATCCCGACCTGGCCGAGCAGGCCGCAGCCCTACCCCTGGACTTCCTGCAGGGGAGGGAGCCGAAGCTGCGCGCGAGCGACCGGTTCCCGATCCAGTGGCCGGCCCGACCGGAGCTGGAGTGGTGCCCTCCGGGTCATGGGGACGTGTACACCGCGCTGGCCGCGACCGGCACACTGGCGACCCTGCTGGACGCCGGCATCCACTGGTGCTTCGTCTCCAACGCCGACAATCTCGGGGCGAGCATCGACCCACGGATAGCGACGTGGATCGCCGACGAGCAGGTCCCCTTCGTCATGGAGGCGGTGCGGGGCACGGCCGCTGACCGCAAGGGCGGCCACCTGGCACTGCACCGGGGGCGCACGGTGCTGCGGGAGACCGCGCAGGTGCCCGCGGGGGACCCCTCCTTCACCGACGTGTCCCGCTGGCGCTTCTACAACTCCAACAACCTGTGGATCGACCTGCGGGCGCTGCGGGACCTGCTGGCGACACAGCCCGCGGGACCGGACCTACCCCTGATCGTCAACCACAAGAACGTCGACCCCACGGACTCCTCGTCACCGGCCGTGCTCCAGCTCGAGACGGCGATGGGCGCGGCCATCGGTGCGATCCCGGGTGCCCGTGCGATCGAGGTCCCACGCACGCGGTTCGCCCCGGTCAAGACCACCGACGACCTGCTGGTCGTGCGTTCGGATGCCTACGACCTGGCCCGGGACGGCCGACTCCTGCCGACGTTCGACGGGTCCGGACCGGTGGTGACCCTCGATCGTGACCACTACCGCCACCTGTCCGACCTGGCGCGACACTTCCCCCACGGTGTCCCCTCGCTGCGGGAGTGCGAGAGTCTGGAGGTGTCCGGTCCGGTGACCTTCGGCGCCGACATCGTCATCGAGGGGACGGTGCGACTGACCGGCCCCAAGACCGTGCCCGATGGGGAGAGGCTGACGTGA
- a CDS encoding sodium:solute symporter family protein, translating into MESTLRLDANWVDYLLIGIYFAFVLTIGVMARRSVSTSLDFFLSGRSLPSWVTGLAFVSANLGAVEIMGMSANGAALGMPTFHYYWIGAIPAMLFLAVVMMPFYYGSKVRSVPEFMRRRFGPGAHLVNSISFAVAQVLIAGVNLYLLATIINTLLGWPIWVSTVVAAAIVLSYITLGGLSAAIYNEVLQFFVIVAALTPLTVLALNKVGGWDGLTEKMTAAGTSGELSSWPGTSLTQFGSEIWSVIGIVLGLGFVLSFGYWTTNFVEVQRAMASKDMNAARRAPVIGSFPKMFIPFIIIIPGMIAAVIVPELADYKSNGGTGGDVTYNDALLLLMRDLLPNGLLGVAIAGLMAAFMAGMAANISAFNTVMSYDIWQTYVQKHKPDDFYTTFGRWATVVATVLAIGTSAFAGQYSNIMNYLQTLFGFFNAPLFATFILGMFWKRMTAAAGWTGLVAGTSAAIVVAILSNDALGAASIGVVDLSGQGAAFVAAGAAFVVDILVSVVVTQFSRPKDEATLRGLVYSMTPKADLAGAPVAHAWESPVKLAGVALVMVIILNVVFS; encoded by the coding sequence ATGGAGAGCACCCTGCGGCTTGATGCCAACTGGGTCGACTACCTGCTGATCGGGATCTACTTCGCCTTCGTCCTGACCATCGGGGTGATGGCGCGGCGCTCGGTCTCGACCAGCTTGGACTTCTTCCTCTCGGGACGCTCCCTCCCGTCGTGGGTGACCGGCTTGGCCTTCGTCTCGGCGAATCTGGGCGCGGTCGAGATCATGGGGATGTCCGCCAACGGTGCCGCACTGGGCATGCCGACCTTCCACTACTACTGGATCGGCGCGATCCCGGCGATGCTGTTCCTCGCCGTGGTGATGATGCCCTTCTACTACGGCTCCAAGGTGCGCTCGGTGCCGGAGTTCATGCGCCGACGCTTCGGCCCCGGCGCGCACCTGGTGAACTCGATCAGCTTCGCCGTCGCGCAGGTGTTGATCGCGGGCGTCAACCTGTACCTGCTGGCGACCATCATCAACACCCTGCTCGGGTGGCCGATCTGGGTCTCCACGGTGGTCGCCGCGGCGATCGTGCTGTCCTACATCACCCTCGGCGGGCTGTCGGCCGCGATCTACAACGAGGTGCTGCAGTTCTTCGTGATCGTCGCTGCCCTGACGCCCCTGACGGTCCTGGCGCTGAACAAGGTCGGTGGGTGGGACGGCCTGACCGAGAAGATGACGGCCGCTGGTACGTCCGGAGAGCTGAGCTCATGGCCCGGGACCTCCTTGACCCAGTTCGGGTCGGAGATCTGGTCCGTCATCGGCATCGTGCTCGGTCTCGGGTTCGTGCTCTCGTTCGGCTACTGGACGACGAACTTCGTCGAGGTCCAGCGGGCGATGGCCAGCAAGGACATGAACGCCGCACGCCGGGCCCCGGTGATCGGGTCCTTCCCGAAGATGTTCATCCCCTTCATCATCATCATCCCGGGCATGATCGCGGCGGTGATCGTGCCCGAGCTGGCCGACTACAAGTCGAACGGCGGCACCGGCGGCGACGTCACCTACAACGACGCACTGCTGCTGCTGATGCGCGACCTGCTGCCCAACGGCCTGCTCGGGGTGGCGATCGCCGGGCTGATGGCCGCTTTCATGGCCGGTATGGCGGCGAACATCTCGGCGTTCAACACCGTGATGAGCTACGACATCTGGCAGACGTACGTGCAGAAGCACAAGCCGGACGACTTCTACACCACGTTCGGTCGGTGGGCCACCGTGGTCGCGACGGTTCTCGCGATCGGAACCTCGGCCTTCGCCGGGCAGTACAGCAACATCATGAACTACCTGCAGACGCTCTTCGGGTTCTTCAACGCACCGCTGTTCGCCACCTTCATCCTGGGCATGTTCTGGAAGCGGATGACGGCCGCCGCCGGTTGGACCGGCCTGGTGGCCGGGACCTCCGCTGCGATCGTGGTGGCGATCCTGTCCAACGACGCGCTGGGAGCGGCGAGCATCGGCGTGGTGGACCTCAGCGGTCAGGGTGCGGCCTTCGTCGCGGCGGGTGCGGCCTTCGTCGTGGACATCCTGGTCAGCGTGGTGGTCACCCAGTTCTCCCGGCCGAAGGACGAGGCCACGCTGCGCGGGCTCGTCTACTCCATGACCCCCAAGGCGGACCTGGCCGGGGCGCCGGTGGCCCACGCATGGGAGTCCCCGGTCAAGCTGGCAGGGGTGGCACTGGTCATGGTCATCATCCTCAACGTGGTCTTCAGCTGA
- a CDS encoding response regulator produces the protein MSDETPTKVVLAEDSVLLRDGIVRLLASAGFEVAAACPDGETFLAAVDEHSPDLVVVDVRMPPTFTSEGIVAALQVRDSHPEVAVMVLSQYVEEQYATELVASRSKGVGYLLKDRVADTGDFIAALRDVAGGGTVLDPEVVTQLLTRARHADPLAVLTPREREVLDLMAQGRTNSAIATELFVSHGAVEKHVTSIFTKLDLPPADGDHRRVLAVLRWLDQED, from the coding sequence ATGAGCGACGAGACCCCCACCAAGGTCGTGCTGGCCGAGGACTCCGTCCTGCTGCGCGACGGCATCGTGCGCCTGCTGGCCTCGGCCGGCTTCGAGGTCGCGGCGGCCTGTCCGGACGGGGAGACCTTCCTGGCGGCCGTGGACGAGCACTCGCCCGACCTGGTGGTCGTGGACGTGCGGATGCCCCCGACCTTCACCTCCGAGGGCATCGTCGCCGCCCTGCAGGTCCGCGACAGCCACCCCGAGGTGGCCGTGATGGTGCTCAGCCAGTACGTCGAGGAGCAGTACGCGACCGAGCTCGTCGCCTCCCGGTCGAAGGGGGTCGGGTACCTGCTGAAGGACCGCGTCGCCGACACGGGCGACTTCATCGCAGCTCTGCGGGACGTCGCCGGCGGCGGCACCGTCCTCGACCCCGAGGTCGTCACGCAGCTGCTCACCCGAGCGCGCCACGCCGACCCGCTCGCGGTGCTCACCCCGCGTGAGCGGGAGGTGCTCGACCTGATGGCCCAGGGCCGGACGAACTCCGCGATCGCCACGGAGCTCTTCGTCTCCCACGGGGCCGTGGAGAAGCACGTGACCTCGATCTTCACCAAGCTCGACCTGCCGCCCGCCGACGGTGACCACCGCCGGGTGCTCGCCGTGCTCCGCTGGCTCGACCAGGAGGACTGA
- a CDS encoding sensor domain-containing protein, whose product MTTQTMNPPLERLERLERPGLARRWLAGWGSVLLLVTSVLTSLVAMVFTLLVLSATVAITAGGIGLLLLIPLVWLAGVIGHAERHRIVALAGRRVYPPARREQSWWRRLLLDEHSWRSVAYLALHSLWGLVTGWLTVLVLAQTLLLLIVPVLIARSPEQGFEVYGLVEVQGITALAITWAVALAVLVLLPLVAHLLTSVDVVLARWLLGRDERKVLEHLTARVDTLTDSRREAVDSVEAERRRIERDLHDGPQQRLVSIAMTLGMAKQAIHDDPQSAAGLVDEAHRSAKEAIVEMRHVARGIVPPILADRGLEAALPALAARSAVPVSVDVRDVGRLDPTTEAIAYFVVSEALTNVVKHSRAEHARVEVTRDEQHLTSVVTDDGRGGADPALGTGLTGLRQRVNAVDGALEVESPPGGGTRLTATLPLRTGRSLT is encoded by the coding sequence GTGACCACGCAGACGATGAACCCACCTCTGGAGCGGCTGGAACGGCTGGAACGGCCCGGCCTCGCTCGTCGCTGGCTCGCCGGCTGGGGCAGTGTCCTGCTCCTCGTGACGAGCGTCCTCACCTCCCTCGTGGCGATGGTCTTCACTCTGCTGGTCCTCTCCGCGACCGTGGCCATCACCGCCGGCGGCATCGGCCTGCTCCTGCTCATCCCGCTCGTCTGGCTGGCCGGCGTCATCGGCCACGCCGAGCGGCACCGCATCGTGGCCCTGGCCGGCCGTCGCGTGTACCCGCCGGCGCGCCGCGAGCAGTCGTGGTGGCGGCGCCTGCTCCTCGACGAGCACTCGTGGCGCAGCGTCGCCTACCTGGCGCTGCACTCGTTGTGGGGCCTGGTCACCGGCTGGCTGACCGTCCTCGTCCTCGCCCAGACGCTCCTGCTGCTGATCGTCCCGGTGCTCATCGCACGCTCGCCCGAGCAGGGGTTCGAGGTCTACGGGCTGGTGGAGGTCCAGGGCATCACGGCGCTCGCGATCACTTGGGCGGTCGCCCTCGCGGTCCTGGTCCTGCTGCCCCTCGTCGCCCACCTGCTCACCTCGGTCGACGTGGTGCTCGCCCGTTGGCTGCTCGGACGTGACGAGCGCAAGGTCCTTGAGCACCTCACCGCCCGCGTCGACACCCTCACCGACTCCCGCCGCGAGGCCGTCGACTCCGTCGAGGCCGAGCGCCGCCGGATCGAGCGGGACCTGCACGACGGACCGCAGCAGCGCCTGGTCTCCATCGCGATGACCCTCGGCATGGCCAAGCAGGCCATCCACGACGACCCGCAGTCAGCGGCCGGGCTCGTCGACGAGGCGCACCGCTCCGCCAAGGAGGCCATCGTCGAGATGCGTCACGTCGCCCGCGGCATCGTCCCGCCGATCCTCGCCGACCGTGGCCTGGAGGCAGCGCTGCCCGCACTCGCCGCCCGCTCCGCGGTCCCGGTGTCGGTGGACGTGCGCGACGTGGGCCGGCTCGACCCGACGACCGAGGCCATCGCCTACTTCGTCGTCAGCGAGGCCCTGACCAATGTCGTCAAGCACTCCCGCGCCGAGCACGCCCGGGTGGAGGTCACCCGCGACGAGCAGCACCTGACGAGCGTCGTCACCGACGACGGCCGGGGCGGCGCCGACCCGGCCCTGGGCACCGGTCTGACCGGCCTGCGCCAGCGGGTCAACGCCGTCGACGGAGCCCTCGAGGTGGAGTCCCCACCCGGGGGAGGGACCCGTCTGACCGCAACCCTGCCCCTTCGCACCGGACGGAGCCTGACATGA
- a CDS encoding AMP-dependent synthetase/ligase: MADATTLCEAFQQTLTVDPSAVALRTAGGAVSVTWAEYGDHGRAVTAGLAALGYQRGDTLGIMLTNRPEFAWVDAGAMHLGMIPFSIYNTSSPEQVEYLFGNAGNRIVVTETALLPAILGSGVALDHIVVVDGTPEGATHGLADLESVGDPVFDFEAAWRAVQPDDVLTLIYTSGTTGPPKGVQLTHRNVFAVLHGAEGVVDVHFGDRITSFLPAAHIADRASAQYFNLAKGVQVTYIADPREIASALPDARPTVWFAVPRVWEKIKMGIEAKVATAESPVKQKLGAWALRMADKQGAALLAGEPLTGMDAAQLKLADRLVLSKIRVALGLDQLRWSWSGAAAIAPETLSFFMGLGVNVCELWGMSEVAGAGTINPPGKVKVGTVGPALPGFEMRIADDGEVLFRGDCVTPGYRGEPEKTAEAIDADGWLHTGDVGTIDADGYLTITDRKKELIISSSGKNMSPSTIENTLKVTTPLAATIAVVGERRPYNVALVTLDPDAAAVFAEKAGVAADPAVLAEHPALVAEIGKGIEAGNAKLSRVEQVKQFRVLPEYWAPGSDVLTPTLKLRRKPIDEHYAEEIEALYTR, encoded by the coding sequence ATGGCTGACGCCACCACCCTCTGCGAAGCATTCCAGCAGACCCTGACCGTCGACCCGAGCGCGGTCGCGCTGCGCACGGCGGGTGGCGCCGTCTCGGTCACCTGGGCCGAGTACGGCGACCACGGGCGGGCGGTCACCGCGGGGCTGGCCGCCCTCGGGTACCAGCGCGGGGACACGCTCGGGATCATGCTCACCAACCGGCCCGAGTTCGCCTGGGTGGACGCCGGGGCGATGCACCTGGGGATGATCCCGTTCTCCATCTACAACACGTCCTCGCCCGAGCAGGTCGAGTACCTCTTCGGCAACGCGGGCAACCGGATCGTGGTCACCGAGACCGCCCTGCTGCCGGCGATCCTGGGCTCCGGGGTCGCCCTCGACCACATCGTCGTCGTCGACGGCACACCCGAGGGCGCCACGCACGGCCTCGCCGATCTCGAGTCCGTCGGCGATCCGGTCTTCGACTTCGAGGCCGCGTGGCGGGCGGTGCAGCCGGACGACGTCCTCACCCTGATCTACACCTCCGGCACGACCGGCCCGCCGAAGGGGGTCCAGCTCACCCACCGCAACGTGTTCGCCGTGCTCCACGGCGCCGAGGGCGTCGTCGACGTGCACTTCGGCGACCGGATCACCTCATTCCTGCCGGCCGCCCACATCGCCGACCGCGCGTCGGCTCAGTACTTCAACCTCGCGAAGGGGGTGCAGGTCACCTACATCGCCGACCCGAGGGAGATCGCGAGCGCACTGCCCGACGCACGTCCGACGGTCTGGTTCGCCGTGCCCCGGGTGTGGGAGAAGATCAAGATGGGCATCGAGGCCAAGGTCGCGACGGCCGAGAGCCCCGTGAAGCAGAAGCTCGGCGCCTGGGCACTGCGGATGGCCGACAAGCAGGGTGCCGCACTGCTGGCGGGTGAGCCGTTGACGGGTATGGACGCGGCACAGCTGAAGCTCGCGGACCGGTTGGTGCTGAGCAAGATCCGCGTGGCCCTCGGCCTGGACCAGCTGAGGTGGTCCTGGTCGGGAGCGGCCGCGATCGCGCCGGAGACGCTGTCCTTCTTCATGGGGCTGGGTGTCAACGTCTGCGAGCTCTGGGGCATGTCCGAGGTCGCCGGTGCCGGGACGATCAACCCGCCCGGCAAGGTGAAGGTGGGCACCGTCGGCCCGGCGCTGCCCGGCTTCGAGATGCGGATCGCGGATGACGGTGAGGTCCTCTTCCGTGGCGACTGCGTGACGCCCGGCTACCGGGGCGAGCCGGAGAAGACCGCTGAGGCCATCGACGCCGACGGCTGGCTGCACACCGGCGACGTGGGCACGATCGACGCCGACGGCTACCTGACGATCACCGACCGCAAGAAGGAGCTGATCATCAGTTCCAGCGGCAAGAACATGTCACCGTCCACCATCGAGAACACCCTGAAGGTGACCACTCCCCTCGCCGCCACGATCGCCGTCGTGGGCGAGCGACGTCCCTACAACGTCGCCCTGGTGACGTTGGACCCGGACGCGGCCGCCGTTTTCGCCGAGAAGGCCGGGGTCGCCGCCGACCCGGCCGTCCTCGCCGAGCACCCGGCGCTCGTCGCCGAGATCGGCAAGGGCATCGAGGCGGGCAACGCCAAGCTCTCCCGCGTCGAGCAGGTCAAGCAGTTCCGGGTGCTCCCCGAGTACTGGGCCCCGGGCAGCGACGTGCTCACGCCGACGCTGAAGCTGCGTCGCAAGCCGATCGACGAGCACTACGCCGAGGAGATCGAGGCGCTGTACACCCGGTGA
- a CDS encoding fructosamine kinase family protein: protein MSEPRTYRKDTSAAPRGYSSWEAAGLLWLAEAEEDGGASIAELRDVDTTHIDLVQYAPAPATNLAADEFGAALAATHAAGAPAFGAPPARWSSHGFIGPGESPMPMPVEPTQTWGAFFAEQRIRHLLRAGRAKGLWEEEGELFEQVAARLESGEFDDGRPPARIHGDLWAGNVLWTSSGAVLIDPAAHGGHPETDLAMLLLFTAPHIARIIAAYDEAAPLADGWQERVGLHQLFPVMVHAVIFGGGYVRQSVEMARKYA, encoded by the coding sequence GTGAGCGAACCCCGTACGTATCGCAAGGACACCTCGGCCGCGCCTCGTGGCTACTCCTCCTGGGAGGCCGCCGGGTTGTTGTGGCTCGCCGAGGCCGAGGAGGACGGCGGCGCAAGCATCGCCGAGCTGCGTGACGTCGACACCACCCACATCGACCTCGTGCAGTACGCCCCGGCACCCGCGACGAATCTCGCGGCGGACGAGTTCGGAGCCGCCCTCGCGGCGACCCACGCCGCGGGTGCGCCGGCCTTCGGAGCCCCGCCCGCGCGGTGGAGCAGCCACGGGTTCATCGGCCCGGGGGAGTCCCCGATGCCGATGCCGGTGGAGCCGACGCAGACGTGGGGCGCCTTCTTCGCCGAGCAGCGCATCCGCCACCTGCTGCGCGCCGGCCGGGCCAAGGGGCTGTGGGAGGAGGAGGGCGAGCTCTTCGAGCAGGTCGCCGCCCGCCTGGAGTCCGGCGAGTTCGACGACGGCCGCCCGCCGGCACGCATCCACGGCGACCTGTGGGCCGGAAACGTGCTGTGGACAAGCAGCGGCGCCGTCCTCATCGACCCGGCCGCGCACGGCGGCCACCCCGAGACCGACCTGGCGATGCTGCTGCTCTTCACCGCCCCGCACATCGCGCGCATCATCGCCGCCTATGACGAGGCGGCGCCCCTGGCGGACGGCTGGCAGGAGCGCGTCGGTCTGCACCAGCTCTTCCCCGTGATGGTCCACGCCGTGATCTTCGGCGGCGGCTACGTCCGGCAGTCCGTGGAGATGGCCCGCAAGTACGCCTGA
- a CDS encoding NAD-dependent malic enzyme codes for MAAATPSSYSVTIRLHTSPDYAVVGRVATVLAEQGGIVTAIDIADSRHDRLTVDVTCSGINVDHTDGLVEAVESVDGVTVHKVSDRTFLLHLGGKIQVRSKVALKTRDDLSMAYTPGVGRVSAAIAKNPEDARRLTIKGNTVAVVTDGSAVLGLGNIGPEAAMPVMEGKAALFKQFADIDAWPICLASQDTDEIVRAVEMIAPGFGGINLEDIAAPRCFEIERRLRKSLDIPVFHDDQHGTAIVVLAALRNALRVVGKQLEESHVVVSGGGAAGSAIVTLLLAAGAKDVTVFDREGLLSRDDDSLSSDKQKLAARTNPRKLRGDLPDGLQEADVFIGVSAPNILKAEWIRDHMAKDPIVFALANPDPEIDPAEAAQYAKVVASGRSDYPNQINNVLAFPGVFRGLLDANAENVTTDMLIRAADAIAGVVTDEEINPSYIIPSVFHSEVADAVAVAISGEGKSTTGTPTGPIKVGSRSTAAPVDDTGILPRVR; via the coding sequence ATGGCCGCTGCTACCCCGTCTTCCTACTCCGTCACCATCCGCCTGCACACCTCCCCGGACTACGCCGTCGTCGGTCGGGTCGCCACGGTGCTCGCCGAGCAGGGTGGGATCGTCACCGCCATCGACATCGCCGACTCGCGGCACGACCGGCTCACCGTCGACGTCACCTGCTCGGGCATCAACGTCGACCACACCGACGGCCTCGTCGAGGCCGTGGAGTCGGTGGACGGGGTGACCGTCCACAAGGTCTCCGACCGCACCTTCCTGCTCCACCTCGGCGGCAAGATCCAGGTGCGCTCCAAGGTTGCACTGAAGACGCGCGACGACCTGTCGATGGCCTACACCCCGGGCGTCGGCCGCGTGTCCGCCGCGATCGCGAAGAACCCCGAGGACGCGCGTCGCCTGACGATCAAGGGCAACACGGTCGCCGTCGTCACCGACGGCTCCGCTGTCCTGGGCCTGGGCAACATCGGCCCCGAGGCCGCGATGCCGGTCATGGAGGGCAAGGCCGCCCTGTTCAAGCAGTTCGCCGACATCGACGCCTGGCCGATCTGCCTGGCCAGCCAGGACACCGACGAGATCGTGCGCGCCGTCGAGATGATCGCCCCCGGCTTCGGCGGGATCAACCTCGAGGACATCGCCGCGCCGCGCTGCTTCGAGATCGAGCGTCGTCTGCGCAAGAGCCTCGACATCCCGGTCTTCCACGACGACCAGCACGGCACCGCCATCGTCGTCCTCGCCGCCCTGCGCAACGCCCTTCGCGTCGTGGGCAAGCAGCTCGAGGAGTCCCACGTCGTCGTCTCCGGTGGCGGCGCTGCCGGCTCGGCCATCGTCACCCTGCTGCTGGCCGCCGGCGCGAAGGACGTCACCGTCTTCGACCGCGAGGGCCTGCTCTCCCGCGACGACGACTCGCTCTCCTCGGACAAGCAGAAGCTCGCTGCTCGCACCAACCCCCGCAAGCTGCGCGGCGACCTCCCGGACGGACTGCAGGAGGCCGACGTCTTCATCGGCGTCTCCGCACCGAACATCCTCAAGGCCGAGTGGATCCGTGACCACATGGCCAAGGACCCGATCGTCTTCGCCCTGGCCAACCCGGACCCGGAGATCGATCCGGCGGAGGCAGCCCAGTACGCCAAGGTCGTCGCCTCCGGCCGCAGCGACTACCCGAACCAGATCAACAACGTCCTCGCCTTCCCCGGCGTCTTCCGCGGGCTGCTCGACGCCAACGCGGAGAACGTCACGACGGACATGCTCATCCGCGCCGCGGACGCGATCGCGGGCGTGGTCACCGACGAGGAGATCAACCCCTCGTACATCATCCCGAGCGTCTTCCACTCCGAAGTGGCCGATGCCGTGGCCGTCGCGATCTCGGGCGAGGGCAAGTCCACCACCGGTACGCCGACCGGCCCGATCAAGGTCGGCTCCCGCTCCACCGCCGCGCCGGTGGACGACACCGGCATCCTGCCGCGGGTGCGGTAG